GACTAAAAGCCTTGACCCACTTCCAGATAGCGGGTTTTACCCTGACGGGATAGGATCGCCTGCTGACCGTTAACCGCCGCCAATTGCCAACCGCTACTACCGATCGCCTCACCGATTTGAATGCGTTGGGTCATGCCATTCCAGCGGAACAGAGCCGAAGAAAGCTCACCGGATTCCAGAACTCCTACTAAATCGTGTTTAGTTTTACTGGGCACCATCGGCACTGCCGGGGGAGCAGCGGCCACGGGTTGGGGGGGAATTGCCATGGCTGGAGCAGCTTGGCCGTTGGGGTAAACGGGGTAATAATATCGTTCCACCACAGTGGTACTACCAGGAGCGACTGCGGTCAGATTGCCACCATTATTTTGGGGCACAGCGCCGGGGGGAGGCGGGGGAAGGGGAATACCTTGGTTAGCAGGGGCGATCGCCACCGTTGTTTGGTTGGGGGTTACCGGAGGGTTAACACCAGTGAGGGCGGAGGAAGCTGGCAATGATTGGGGCTGTTTAAGGGTTTCTAAGGACTGTTGCAGATAAACAATAAATTCTTCGTCCGCTTGATCCACCGTCACCGTTTCCGTAGGCGATGTCGCAGAGGGATTGGGTTGTCGGGATTGAAACACTAGCCAAAAACTAACTAACAGCATATAGGCAACGCCACCGCCTAGGAAAATTTTGTCGATGTGCTTCAACCACCAAGGCTTTTTCGAGCTTTCCAGTCCTTCGTACTTGTCCATTGTCCCCACCCACGGAAAAAAGATGTTGCCCATTCTAGCCGAAAATTTCCCCGGGTCTAACCTTTAACCAAGGTGGGCCACCTGGGTAATTAAATGTTCTCCCTCGTTGAGATCCACCAGGCGATCGCCAAAGCCATCCTTACCCCAGGGTTGAAACTGATCAGCCTGGACAGAATGGAGTCGTTGTTGATTACTGTAAAAATCGTAAGTGGAGGATTGAGGAGACTGGGCACCCTGATTTGCCGCCACCATGGTCAACAACCGATCTGCTTTGCTGGTAAATTGCATCACCGTTGTGCCTAATTCGCCGAAATTCCCCAGGCGCACAGAAGCTAAATCTAATTGTTTGCCATAACCTGCTTGGGTTAACAGTAAAACCCTATCCCCTGGTGATGCCATCAGTACCCCCACCAAACTTTCCGTTGCACGAAGCCGCATTGCTTCCTGGCCTTGGGCACTGGGACTTGAGCAAGTTAAACCAACCTGGGCTGGATCAAACCGCAGTAAACGTCCATTGCTGGTGGCAATCACCAAATTTTTACCTGGATTTTGGGCAGAGGCAGGATTAACTGGTGTAACCAATTGGGCAAACTGGAGGAGATCGCCATTTTTTAACTTCATTAAACTCAAACCCCGCGGGCCCAACTCCTGCAACTCCTGACCAGCGAGCAGTTTGACCCGACCCTGCTGACTAACTAGGAGTAAATCCTGGGGCTGTTCCGGGGGCGGTAAAAATCCCTGGAAAGTGACGGTGGTGGCGTCCCGCTGGGCCGATTTAGGCAGAATTTGTAACAGGGGAATGCGGGTGACAGCTAAGGGGGGAATATCGGCAATGGCGACGGGGAAAGCCTTGCCATGGTCGCCAATGACAATGAGAGTTTCCCGCCCTTGAATGGAAAATTGCTGGTCCAAGGGTTCAAAGCTGTTGGCGGAGGTTAGCTCTTCTGGGTGCCAGGCGATTTCCCCCTGCAAATTAATACTCAGAAAGGCCTCCGCCGGGGGCGTTTGCGGCGTGAAGAGGGTGAGGGGATTTTTCTCGGCAACAGAAACGAGTTTGCTATGGGTGGCTATGACTTCCGGGCTTGGTTGGGCTTCCTGTTTGACGGTTTTGGGGGTAGGCTTTACGGCTAGGTTTAGATCGTCCTGCTTTGCTTCGGGAGCCGAATCTGCCGTTGGCGGGGAAGAATTTTCTAAGACTAATTGTTCTTGCTCTGGTTCCCCTGGGGAATCCAACTCTTCTTCTGGGGCTGACTGACTTTCAACCGGGGGAATTGTCGCTTCAGGCAATGGATCTTGATTTACGGGGAGAGGCTCAATTTTGGCTGGCATACCCTGTAAAATCTTGGTACGTCGTTCGTCGGCAAACTTTTTCTTTAAACCCCGCAATTCTTTTTTGAGGGCTTTTAACCGTTCCTGGCGATCGCCAATGAGAGTTTCCAACTGCTCAATGCGTTGGGCTAGATCGGTGTGTTCCTGTTGTAATTTTTCCCTTTCCAGGCCGGTGATACGGCGCATGGGCATGCCCAAAATAGCGTCCCCTTGTTGGAGGGAAATGCCTAACCGTTCCTGGAGTTGAATTTTGGCGGTGGTGCCATCGGCGGCAAAACGGAGAATTTCAATCAGCGCATCTAAATTTTCTAAACCGATTAGTAAACCAGTTAATAATTCCAGGCGACGACGGTTTTCTCCCAACTCATTTTCGTACTGTCGCAGCAGGGTATCTTCCCGGAATTGGAGAAATTCTTGGAGAATTTGCCGCAGGGACATTTGCACGGGTTGGTTGTTGACCAGCGCCAGGAAAATCACGCCAAAATTACTCTGCAAAGGAGTCATGCGGTAGAGTTTTTGCAAAATGGCATTGGGTTCCGCATCCCGTTTGAGCTCAATTACCACCCTCATGCCGGTGCGATCGCTTTCATCCCGCAGATCGGAAATGCCGTCTAGTTTGCCGTCGTTGACCAAGCTGGCAATTTTCTCAATCCAAGCCGCTTTATTGACCTGGAATGGTAATTCCGTAATGACGATCGCCGTGCGATTATGACTGCGTTTTTTCTCCCCTCGGATGGTTTCAATGTGACTAACTCCCCGCACCGGAATTAGTCCTCGTCCCGTTTGGTAAGCTTGCAAAATGCCTTCGCTGTCGAGGATGTGGCCGCCGGTGGGAAAGTCAGGGCCGGGGATTAACTTAAATAGTTCTTGATCCGACAAATCAGGTTTATTGATTAAACCAATCAAACCATCCACCACTTCCCCCAAATTGTGGGGCGGGATACTAGTGGCCATGCCCACCGCAATACCAGAGCAACCGTTCAACAGTAACAAAGGTAACTGGGCGGGAACCACGGTGGGTTCTTCCTGGGAATTGTCGAAGTTGCCGGTAAAATCAACGATCGCCTCGCTTATGCCTTCCAACATGGCCCCCATGGCGATGGGTGCTAAGCGGGTTTCGGTGTAACGCATGGCGGCCGGAGGATCATTGTCCACGGAACCGAAGTTGCCATGGCCAGCCAGGAGGGGATAACGACTGGAAAAATCCTGCACCATCCGCACCAGGGCATCGTACACAGACTGGTCACCGTGGGGATGGTATTTGCCCAACACGTCCCCCACCACCCGGGCACATTTCCGAAACGGGCGATCGGGGGTCAGCCCCAACTCGTACATGGCGTAGAGAATGCGACGATGCACCGGTTTTAGACCGTCCCGCACATCGGGTAATGCCCGCCCCACAATCACACTCATGGCATATTCCAGGTAGGAACGTTCCATTTCTTCGTGGAGATCGGTGGGGATAATTTGACCGCTGGGGAAAGATTTTCTGGCCATGCCGCTGGGAACCTGTGCGCTCGTCAATTCGCGGCCAATGTTAGCATTGGAAAGGCTGATTCTCCTCCCCACTTTGCCGGGTACAGTTTTATGACAACGGTTCTCATCGTCGAAGACGACCCCATGAACTTCCGGGTTTTTTCCAAAATTCTCACTAAGCGGGGGGGCTTCACCGTCAAGGGCAGCGAGGATGTGGCGGAGGTGTTGGCCTTAGCTCGGAGCAAGGCGGTGGACGTGATTTTGATCGATGTGTCTCTGTCCCGCAGTCATTACCAAGGTAAGGCCTATAACGGCATTCAAATTACCCAACTGCTCAAACAAGACCCTGCCACGGCCAGCCTACCAGTGATTTTGGTCACAGCCCATGCCATGGTCGGCGATCGGGAGTCTTTATTGGCCCAAAGTGGCGCAGAAGGCTACATAGCTAAACCGGTGGTGGACCACCAAGCTTTTGTAAACCAAATTCAAACCATGGCTGGAGGCGATCGGGCGGTTTAACCCCTTAGCCTAAAGATTTACCCGTTATTTTTCATGTTGCCCACTGCCATTGTCCTCACCATCCTTTTGGGCATCATTGCCTACATTTGGGGCTATCCCCATTGGTTAGATTGGCGAGAAAAACAACTTTTTCAGCGGCCTCTGCCTCCCCATTGGCAAGCAATTTTAGGCGATCGCCTGCCTTTTTATGCCCAGCTTTCCCCCCAGCAACGGCAAAAATTAGAAGCAAAAATCCAATTATTTCTCCAGCAAAAACAGTTTATTGGCTGTAATGATTTTGTTTTAACGGATGAAGTGCGGTTGGTCATCGCTGCCCAAGCTTGCTATCTAGCGTTGGAATTAGGCAGTAATCCCTACCCCAGGCTGGATACAATCCTTGTTTACCCCGATGCTTTCCAAGTGCGGCAAATTACGTCCCCCGATGGTTACGTAGTGGAGGAAGAAGACACCGTTCGAGCTGGGGAATCCTGGGATAGGGCTGGACAGTTGATCCTGGCTTGGGGCACGATCGCCTGGGATTTGGAGCGGTGGCAGGATGGCCACAACGTTATTTTCCATGAATTTGCCCATCAGTTGGACATGGGGGATGGAGCCATGAATGGGGTCCCTAAATTAGGTCGTCGCAACGACTATCAACGCTGGCAGTCAATTTTTGCGTCGGAATACCAACAACTACTCAGTCAGTTAGAAAATAATTTACCCACCGTCATCGACCCCTATGGAGCCACCAACCCCTGTGAATTTTTTGCGGTGGTGACGGAAACTTTCTTTGAAAAAGGGCAAGAATTACAACATAATCACGGGCAACTTTATCAAGTTCTACGGAAATATTACTGCCTTGAACCATTGATAAATTGCTAGGGAACGGGTTTTAGCCTGGTCACTGCCAGGGAAAATGCCCCTCCCCCAGTGGCGGCGTAGGTTCTGACCCGGACAATGTAGTCTCCCGATTCAGTAATCCGGGCGAAGGCAAGGGAATTGGTGCCCCCTTCAGTGCTGTCGTCGTTGGCCACAATGGTGGTGCCGTCATCGCCAATGAGCATTACCATGGTGTCGAATTCATCGGAGCGCAGGTCAATGGACACTTGGTCCCCGGCCTGGAGATTAATACGATAGTCCCTGGCAAATCCCCCTTCCCCCGTGGGCATATCCCCCACCGTCAGGCGATCGTCAACTGTTGTGTTGGCAGTAATGGGGATGGGATTGTAAAAACTATTTTGACTATTTTGGCCGTAACTCGGGGTTGGGTAGAACGTCACCAGGGCGGAAGTCAAACCCATCCAGAAGAGGACTACCTTGTCCAATTTCCCCGAATTGAATAATCTAAACATTCTCGGTGTCCTGACTGAGTACTGACTGGAGCCGACTGAGGAAATTTGATTCCTGGGTGATGGGAATGAACTGCTCAATGGACGGGGCTGGCCCTGGGTTTCTGGTCACGGGCCCTTCTTCGGACACATTAGAGCCCTTTAAATTTTCTTGGTTGGGATGTTGGATATTTCCGAGGGCACGGTGATGCCAAGGGAGTGGTTCTAGCTCCCCTGGGTCGGAGGGAGAAACCCGCCGTCTTGGTGATTGCAATGATTGTTCTTGTCCTGCCGTGGGAACCTTTAACTGCCATGACTGGTCTGCCATTTTAGTCAACTCCTCCATCGATTCGTCTCTGGCGATCGCCAACGATCTGGGCAGATTTTCGGAAACCAGACGCTCAAACTCAGCGGAAAAATGAAAATTGGGTTGTCCCTTCTTGTGCCAGAACTCCAGCAAATGCTCCACCGAAACCGCCTTATAACGGCCTAGGTACAGGGCTTCGATCACCGCAAGACGAATCCACAGGGCTGAAAAATTCTTAAGCCAGCCATTGATGACCTGTTTGGGGGCCATTCCCCGGAGGTCAAAACAATAGGCAGTCAAAAGCGAAACTGTCTGCAAAATGCCTGGATCCTTTTGAGCCTGGGATATTGTCATATTTGCTAGGGAGCTATGCTTAGTAGTTCCTAGAATACTAGCTCAAGTCCAGTCTGGGAGAAAGGAGGGTCGGCTATGTTTAAACAATTAGGAGTTCTGGCCACATTTATTGCCTTTGCGTTGGCCCTGGCGGTGTCGAGTAATATCCCCAGTGAAGTCACCAGTCTGCCCCAACAATCCCTCACCATTGCCCAACAATCCAAACAACAAGCCCGGCTCCGTTTGCAACGCTCTCTACAGCAATTACTCCTACGGCCCCATCGTTTTTCCGGCTCCAGCAATGGGGTAGTCAATCCCAAGGCAGAATATTTTTAGTTCCTACCAAATGCGGGTCAAATCAAGCACAAAACCGGGCATTACTTCATTGCAATCTATTTCCTTTGGCAACGTTAAAACTTCTGTCGCCTGGGAAGAACGATAAATCTCAACCTGTTGGTTTTGGGGATTGATCAATAACCCCAATCGTACCCCCAGCCGTCGATACTCTTGCATTTTTTCCTGTAATGGTTTCAGGTTATCCGTTGCGGAGCGGAGTTCAATAACAAAATCTGGTACCACAGGGATAAAGCCAACTATTTCGATCCCTTCAAGCTTCGATTGCTCAATCCACGACACATCCGGCGACAATTTACCGCCCCCCAATGAAGTGAAGTCATAGCCACAGGAAGAATCAAAGGCTTGACCCAAGTTTGTTCGGCGATTCCAAAGACCAACATCGATCGCCAGATCAAGATTTTTCCGGCTGGTTTCTCCCCCCGCTGGTGCCATAACAATTAATTCGCCATCTTTGGTTAACTCAAGCCGTAGGTCTGGGTTATCAAGGCAAAGCTGATCAAAATGCTCCGGCGAGACTTTTAAAGTGACATGGCTCACATTCAACAATAATGACCCTTGATTGATTGAGCTAATTGGCGGGGTTAGGGTTGCCATAACTTCTCCTCGGTTCGCTGAACATTGGGATAGTTAACTATTCTTATTTTGGTTAACTTCAATTCTAATCACTTCCTTTGGCACAAAGTTGACAAAGCCCGAAGAATTCTAGGGTGTGATAGTAAATCCGAAAAGAATAATTAGCCTGCAAATTTTCCTCTAGGGACTGCACAGGGCAACCCTGAATGGGTACCGATTCCCCACACTGCAAACAGGTCAAACAATGTTGGTCCTGCTCTAGGGTTTGGTAAAGCAATTCCCCTGTCATGGTGGCCTGATGTTGGATAAATCCGGCTAACTTGAGGGCATCTAAAGCTCGGTACACCGTGGCCAAGCCAATTTTTTTTGTTTCCCGCAGTTTGGCGAAGAGGGCTTGGGCCGACAGGGGCTCCGTTTCCCTTTGCAAAGCTTGGAGCACCAGTCTTTGGTTGACTGTGAGGGACTCTAGGCGAACGGCAAGGGAAGGAGTGGGAAGACTCATGACAAGGTGGAGGAATTATGCAATGATAATGATTATCGTTTATTGTCCTAATGCCAAAGGGATAAATTTCCCATCAGCTTGATCTTCACTGTATTGCACATCGGTAATGTTCATTTTCCCCGCTGTTCCCCGCTTTGTCCAACCCCTTGGTGTTGCTTTTGTTCTGGGTTTGAGCACCCTAGGCTGTCAGCCCGCTGTTGAACAGGTTGGGCAAAATGGTCAAGTTGAGGATGCTCCGGTGGCAGATGCCATGGATATTACGGTGAGTATTCCACCTCAACAATACTTTTTGGAAAAAATTGGTGGTGACTTAGTTCGAGTCAGCGTACTGGTACCGGGTAATAATGATCCCCACACCTATGAGCCCAAACCCCAACAGTTGGCGGCCCTAAGTGAAGCAGAAGCCTATGTTTTGATCGGTCTTGGTTTTGAGCAACCTTGGTTGGAGAAGTTAAAGGCGGCCAATGCCAACATGAAATTAATTGATTCGGCCCAAGGCATAACCCCCCTGGAAATGGAGAAGCATGACCATAGTCACGGGGAGGAAGAAGGGCACGATGACCATAGCCACGATGGCCACGACCATGGGTCAGAGTCAGAAAAGGAAAAAGCTAAGGGAGCATTGATGGTGGCGGATCCCCACATTTGGTTGTCCCCTACCTTGGTGAAACGACAGGCCACCACGATCGCCAAGGAGTTGGCGGAATTGGACCCGGATAATCGCGACCAGTATGAGGCTAATTTAGCTGCATTTTTAGCGGAACTAGAGCGGTTAAATCAAGAATTAGGACAAATATTGCAACCTTTACCCCAAAGGAAATTTATTGTTTTCCATCCTTCTTGGGCTTACTTTGCTCGGGATTACAACTTGGTACAAATTCCCATCGAAGTGGAAGGGCAAGAACCCAGCGCCCAGGAATTGAAACAGTTAATTGATACGGCCAAGGAAAATAATCTAACCATGGTGTTTGGGGAAACCCAGTTCAGTACCAAAAGTTCCGAGGCGATCGCCGCTGAAATCGGAGCGGGGGTGGAGTTACTCGATCCTTTAGCCGCTGATTGGTCTAGCAATCTCAAAGCCGTTGCCCAAAAAATCGCCAATGCTAACAGTGCCCAGCCCTAATGCCAACGTCCCCATGGTTGATTCCCTACTCTCCCAACCAGTAATTGCCGTTGAAAATTTATTCGCTGGTTATGGCGCGACGCCAGTGCTAGAAAATATTAATCTGCGGGTGGAGGAAAGGGATTTTCTGGGCTTAATTGGCCCTAACGGCGGGGGAAAAACCACTCTGCTCAAAGTACTGTTGGGATTAATTCAACCCCAGCAAGGTACGGTACAAATTCTCGGGCGGTCAGTGGAACAGGGGCGGCGTTACGTGGGCTATGTACCCCAATGGTTAGAGTTTGACCGGGCGTTTCCAGTGCGGGTGTTGGACGTGGTCAGGATGGGCCGTTTGGGGCGGGGTAAATTATTTCGCCGTTATCACCAGCAGGATGAAGCCATTGTACGCCGTTGTTTAGAGCAGGTGGGCATGGGAGATTTAGGCGATCGCCCCTTGGGGACCCTGTCTGGAGGACAACGGCAACGGGTTTACATTGCCAGGGCCCTAGCTTCCCAACCGCAGATTTTATTGCTGGACGAACCCACCGCCAATGTAGACAGCAAAGTGCAAAGAAGTATTTACGAGTTATTGGGGGAACTGAATCAAACCATGACCATTGTGATGATTTCCCACGACCTGGGGGCCATTTCCCGCTATGTCAAAACCGTTGGTTGCCTCAACCGTAGTTTGCACTATCACCAGGAGAAATTTATTACGCCCCAGATGATTGAAGCCACCTATCAATGTCCGGTGGATTTAATTGCCCATGGTGTGCCCCATCGGGTTTTCCCTAGCCATGATCCGGCTTTACCCGGGTTAGATGCAACCAATGGCCAGGGGCATACAGCGGAGTGTCACCATGATTGAGGCGATGGTTCAGGCGTTGCAATACGAATTTATGCAAAACGCCATCGTAGCTAGTTTGCTGGTCAGCTTAGCCTGTGGATTAATTGGCTCTTTTATTGTCATCAACCGCATGGTTTTCATCAGCGGTGGGGTAGCCCACGCGGCCTATGGAGGCATTGGTTTGGGCTACTATTTTGCCTTTAATCCCCTCTGGGGAGCGTTTGTTTTTTCCCTAGTGATGGCTTTGGCCATGGGTTGGGTAGCAAGGAAATATCAACAGCGCAGCGACACGTTAATTGGGGTGATGTGGGCCCTGGGCATGGCGATCGGCATCATGTTGATCGATTTAACCAAAGGTTATAAGGCCGATGTGGCTAGTTATCTTTTCGGCAGTATTTTGACGGTGCCCCGGCAGGAACTCTGGCTCATGGCAGGGCTAGACATGTTGATTATCATTCTTTTATTCTTACTTTATAAAGAGTTTTTGGCCATTTCTTTTGATCCGGTCTATGCCACTACCCGTAATTTGCCAGTGGATATTCTTTATCTAACTCTAGTGGCGGCCATTGCTTTAACGGTGGTGATGGTGATGCAATTAGTGGGATTAATTATGGTCATTGCCCTGTTGAGTATTCCAGCGGCGATCGCCGGTCAATATGTGCGGGATGTGCCCCAAATGATGGCTGTGGCCAGTGGATTGGGGATGGTCTTTTGCGGTGTTGGATTAGCTCTTTCCTACAGCTTTAACCTTTCCTCTGGAGCAACCATTATTTTGGTGGCCAGCATTGCCTATCTAATCAGTTTGGCGTTTAGACGCTGAGAACGTGTTTGGAAAGTTTTATTCCGCCCCCTAAATTGACCCACTAAAGCTCCGGCTTAAAAAGGGGGACTTTGGTAACCGTTCCCTCCTTCGGAAGGGGGGCTAGGGGGGATTAAACAGCCAAAACCCAGCTTTTGAAACACGCTTTGAAGTAAGCATCCCCGTTTTTCCCATTCCACGTCCTAGGGGTCAGAAAAACGTTCCCCTTTTAATAGGCCTTGATTAATTTTGTTGGTGACCAATTCCCGGTACATGGCCAGTTCTTGGGAGAGCAATTCATAGCGGGGCTTGCCATGGAGGGTCCAGGTCTTGATGTTGGATTATCCCCCTTCCGGCTTAGCTCGGTATTTTGGCTTGGATAAAAAAATTGGGCAATGATGACAAAAAAAGTTTCAAGCTGGGATGGTTGGTAAGTTTCGATGGTGTACAATTTTGTCAACGTCATTTTTATGGCAATAGAGGAGCAATTTAGAGCAATTTTTGTTTATTTGTCGATTTGTTGAGCTTTTATTGCCGTGGCTATTCTCGTTCCTTCCGCTCTCAGCGTTGTTTACGAAAACTTGATTGAGTTCACCAACTCCCCTCGTTTTTGGCGTAAATTAGCAATTATCTTCGGTACTAATTTTGACCGAGTTCAGGCGAAACAACTCCAGCAACAATGGCAAAAAGAAGATTTTAGACAGTTGCCGACCATGCGAATTTTAGACCAGGACATGGCCGGCTTGTTGGGATCCCATGCCCAGAGTACAGATATCATTCCCTATGTATTTCTGATTATTTATATCCATATGCTGACTGAATAGCAGAAAATATTGTTTATGAGAACTCCGGATGTCAGGCCTTCATCTAAGTAATGCATAAATCCTGTTTATTTGAGAATTTTCTATGAGCGTCTACAATCTTGATTTGTCCTTAGTCTATGGGAAACTGTCCGCTTTTGCAGGCTTGGAGAGTTTTTGGCAGAATTTCGAGATTATTTATGGAAATAATTATGATGTTGTCGCCGTAGAAGCTTTGCGAAGTCGTTGGGCTATTGGAGATTTTAGCGATCTTCCTGTCATTGAAGTACTCAGTGCCGAAACCTTGGGCTCTGCTGTGGGAGCCTATGCCCAAAGTATCAATAAAATTTATCTGTCTGACCAATTTGTTGCCACTGCCCCCCCAGACGCTCTGATTGAAGTCATCCTCGAAGAGATTGGACATTTTGTGGATGCTCAAGTTAACGCAGTCGATACCATAGGAGATGAAGGACAATTATTTGCAGATCTAGTGTTGGGAGATGTTGTCTCTGCGTCGGAATTGGCAAGGATAAAAGCCGAAGATGATACACACACCATCATTATCAATGGTCAATCATTACAGGTTGAACAGTCAGTACAGTCTTTAATAGGCGAGTCGGTTACTGTCAATGTGCGTTTCACCGGTAGTGGTTCTGATGGCAGCTTCAATTTTGACCTGTTTACCCAAACATTTACCGTAACGTCAGGACAGGAAA
The genomic region above belongs to Synechocystis sp. PCC 6803 substr. PCC-P and contains:
- a CDS encoding DNA topoisomerase (ATP-hydrolyzing) subunit A, with translation MARKSFPSGQIIPTDLHEEMERSYLEYAMSVIVGRALPDVRDGLKPVHRRILYAMYELGLTPDRPFRKCARVVGDVLGKYHPHGDQSVYDALVRMVQDFSSRYPLLAGHGNFGSVDNDPPAAMRYTETRLAPIAMGAMLEGISEAIVDFTGNFDNSQEEPTVVPAQLPLLLLNGCSGIAVGMATSIPPHNLGEVVDGLIGLINKPDLSDQELFKLIPGPDFPTGGHILDSEGILQAYQTGRGLIPVRGVSHIETIRGEKKRSHNRTAIVITELPFQVNKAAWIEKIASLVNDGKLDGISDLRDESDRTGMRVVIELKRDAEPNAILQKLYRMTPLQSNFGVIFLALVNNQPVQMSLRQILQEFLQFREDTLLRQYENELGENRRRLELLTGLLIGLENLDALIEILRFAADGTTAKIQLQERLGISLQQGDAILGMPMRRITGLEREKLQQEHTDLAQRIEQLETLIGDRQERLKALKKELRGLKKKFADERRTKILQGMPAKIEPLPVNQDPLPEATIPPVESQSAPEEELDSPGEPEQEQLVLENSSPPTADSAPEAKQDDLNLAVKPTPKTVKQEAQPSPEVIATHSKLVSVAEKNPLTLFTPQTPPAEAFLSINLQGEIAWHPEELTSANSFEPLDQQFSIQGRETLIVIGDHGKAFPVAIADIPPLAVTRIPLLQILPKSAQRDATTVTFQGFLPPPEQPQDLLLVSQQGRVKLLAGQELQELGPRGLSLMKLKNGDLLQFAQLVTPVNPASAQNPGKNLVIATSNGRLLRFDPAQVGLTCSSPSAQGQEAMRLRATESLVGVLMASPGDRVLLLTQAGYGKQLDLASVRLGNFGELGTTVMQFTSKADRLLTMVAANQGAQSPQSSTYDFYSNQQRLHSVQADQFQPWGKDGFGDRLVDLNEGEHLITQVAHLG
- a CDS encoding response regulator — translated: MTTVLIVEDDPMNFRVFSKILTKRGGFTVKGSEDVAEVLALARSKAVDVILIDVSLSRSHYQGKAYNGIQITQLLKQDPATASLPVILVTAHAMVGDRESLLAQSGAEGYIAKPVVDHQAFVNQIQTMAGGDRAV
- a CDS encoding zinc-dependent peptidase, with the translated sequence MLPTAIVLTILLGIIAYIWGYPHWLDWREKQLFQRPLPPHWQAILGDRLPFYAQLSPQQRQKLEAKIQLFLQQKQFIGCNDFVLTDEVRLVIAAQACYLALELGSNPYPRLDTILVYPDAFQVRQITSPDGYVVEEEDTVRAGESWDRAGQLILAWGTIAWDLERWQDGHNVIFHEFAHQLDMGDGAMNGVPKLGRRNDYQRWQSIFASEYQQLLSQLENNLPTVIDPYGATNPCEFFAVVTETFFEKGQELQHNHGQLYQVLRKYYCLEPLINC
- a CDS encoding PPC domain-containing protein, translating into MGLTSALVTFYPTPSYGQNSQNSFYNPIPITANTTVDDRLTVGDMPTGEGGFARDYRINLQAGDQVSIDLRSDEFDTMVMLIGDDGTTIVANDDSTEGGTNSLAFARITESGDYIVRVRTYAATGGGAFSLAVTRLKPVP
- a CDS encoding Uma2 family endonuclease; the protein is MATLTPPISSINQGSLLLNVSHVTLKVSPEHFDQLCLDNPDLRLELTKDGELIVMAPAGGETSRKNLDLAIDVGLWNRRTNLGQAFDSSCGYDFTSLGGGKLSPDVSWIEQSKLEGIEIVGFIPVVPDFVIELRSATDNLKPLQEKMQEYRRLGVRLGLLINPQNQQVEIYRSSQATEVLTLPKEIDCNEVMPGFVLDLTRIW
- a CDS encoding transcriptional repressor gives rise to the protein MSLPTPSLAVRLESLTVNQRLVLQALQRETEPLSAQALFAKLRETKKIGLATVYRALDALKLAGFIQHQATMTGELLYQTLEQDQHCLTCLQCGESVPIQGCPVQSLEENLQANYSFRIYYHTLEFFGLCQLCAKGSD
- a CDS encoding metal ABC transporter solute-binding protein, Zn/Mn family, with the translated sequence MFIFPAVPRFVQPLGVAFVLGLSTLGCQPAVEQVGQNGQVEDAPVADAMDITVSIPPQQYFLEKIGGDLVRVSVLVPGNNDPHTYEPKPQQLAALSEAEAYVLIGLGFEQPWLEKLKAANANMKLIDSAQGITPLEMEKHDHSHGEEEGHDDHSHDGHDHGSESEKEKAKGALMVADPHIWLSPTLVKRQATTIAKELAELDPDNRDQYEANLAAFLAELERLNQELGQILQPLPQRKFIVFHPSWAYFARDYNLVQIPIEVEGQEPSAQELKQLIDTAKENNLTMVFGETQFSTKSSEAIAAEIGAGVELLDPLAADWSSNLKAVAQKIANANSAQP
- a CDS encoding metal ABC transporter ATP-binding protein; amino-acid sequence: MLTVPSPNANVPMVDSLLSQPVIAVENLFAGYGATPVLENINLRVEERDFLGLIGPNGGGKTTLLKVLLGLIQPQQGTVQILGRSVEQGRRYVGYVPQWLEFDRAFPVRVLDVVRMGRLGRGKLFRRYHQQDEAIVRRCLEQVGMGDLGDRPLGTLSGGQRQRVYIARALASQPQILLLDEPTANVDSKVQRSIYELLGELNQTMTIVMISHDLGAISRYVKTVGCLNRSLHYHQEKFITPQMIEATYQCPVDLIAHGVPHRVFPSHDPALPGLDATNGQGHTAECHHD
- a CDS encoding metal ABC transporter permease is translated as MQPMARGIQRSVTMIEAMVQALQYEFMQNAIVASLLVSLACGLIGSFIVINRMVFISGGVAHAAYGGIGLGYYFAFNPLWGAFVFSLVMALAMGWVARKYQQRSDTLIGVMWALGMAIGIMLIDLTKGYKADVASYLFGSILTVPRQELWLMAGLDMLIIILLFLLYKEFLAISFDPVYATTRNLPVDILYLTLVAAIALTVVMVMQLVGLIMVIALLSIPAAIAGQYVRDVPQMMAVASGLGMVFCGVGLALSYSFNLSSGATIILVASIAYLISLAFRR